One genomic segment of Thioclava sp. GXIMD2076 includes these proteins:
- the iolE gene encoding myo-inosose-2 dehydratase, with translation MIKFGTNPIAWANDDDQSIGADIPTARILEEAGRLIGFDGIENGHRWPQDDAEALRALLAGYGLAFISGWYSTELLTRSVEAEIEAVQPHLAKLKHNGCKVCIVCECSNTVHGRPDVPVNDRPKLSAAEMSAFGAKMEAFAAYLATQGIRLAYHHHMGTVVESPAEIDAFMAATGPATHLLFDAGHCTFGGGNPEEVLARHITRVAHFHAKNIRPEITAKVRAENLSFLQGVLAGAFTVPGDQEGAVDFTPLLTILAQNGYDGWIVIEAEQDPHIRNPLLYQTLGLHTLKRIANEVGLTNTQKQPVEA, from the coding sequence ATGATCAAATTCGGCACCAACCCCATCGCCTGGGCCAATGACGACGACCAGTCCATCGGCGCGGATATCCCCACCGCGCGCATCCTCGAGGAGGCGGGCCGCCTCATCGGCTTCGACGGTATCGAGAACGGCCACCGCTGGCCACAGGACGACGCGGAGGCCCTGCGCGCCCTGCTGGCCGGATATGGCCTCGCCTTCATCTCCGGCTGGTATTCGACCGAACTCCTGACCCGCTCGGTCGAGGCGGAGATCGAGGCCGTCCAGCCCCATCTGGCCAAGCTCAAACATAATGGCTGCAAGGTCTGCATCGTCTGCGAATGCTCCAACACCGTCCATGGGCGCCCCGATGTGCCGGTCAATGACCGCCCCAAACTCAGCGCCGCCGAGATGAGCGCTTTCGGCGCCAAGATGGAAGCCTTCGCCGCCTATCTCGCAACCCAGGGCATCCGGCTTGCCTATCACCACCATATGGGGACCGTGGTCGAGAGCCCCGCCGAGATCGACGCCTTCATGGCCGCGACGGGCCCCGCCACGCATCTTCTCTTCGATGCGGGCCATTGCACCTTCGGCGGCGGCAATCCCGAGGAAGTGCTTGCCCGCCACATCACGCGCGTGGCCCATTTCCACGCCAAGAATATCCGCCCCGAGATCACCGCGAAGGTCCGTGCCGAGAACCTGTCCTTCCTGCAGGGCGTGCTGGCCGGCGCCTTCACCGTGCCCGGCGATCAGGAGGGTGCCGTCGACTTCACGCCGCTTCTCACGATCCTCGCGCAGAACGGCTATGACGGATGGATCGTCATCGAGGCAGAGCAGGACCCCCATATCCGAAACCCGCTCCTCTACCAGACCCTCGGCCTCCACACCCTCAAACGCATCGCAAACGAGGTCGGCCTGACAAACACTCAAAAACAACCGGTCGAGGCCTGA
- the iolD gene encoding 3D-(3,5/4)-trihydroxycyclohexane-1,2-dione acylhydrolase (decyclizing), whose translation MGTIRMTAAQAMVKWLSVQLTPEGERYIEGIWAIFGHGNVAGLGQALEEIGEAFPTWRGQNEQTMAHAGLAYTKGMGRTRAHAVTSSIGPGSTNLVTAAALAHVNRLPILLIPGDVFANRRPDPVLQQVEGFEDGTISANDCLRPVSRYYDRITRPEHLLTALPRALATMTDPASAGPVTLAFCQDVQSEAFDYPEAFFTPRTWHIRRPAPDARELEQAIAMIRAAKAPVIVAGGGVIYSQAEATLAEFASRHNIPVVETQAGKSALSQFHPMNFGASGVDGSAAANAASQRADLVIGVGTRLQDFTTGSRTLFANPQAKLLSINVAAYDAMKHGAEPLMADAKVALEALTEGLGAYRAEDADQGAREDWLKAVTHHCRDRSEERGAGELPLDAEVIGAVQRAAPEAVVMCAAGTMPGALKLLWQPTQGGYHMEYGYSCMGYEVAGGMGLKLANPDREVICFVGDGSYMLANSELATAVMRRIPFTVVLTDNAGYGCINRLQTLGCGGNPFNNMYVNCNIEAQPQIDYVMHAASMGAHAVKAKDIKDLEAQLAAARTRDIPTVIVIDTTAKDFPGTGIETTAGEAGHFWDVAVPATGHAPNRPAAYQRYLENTAKQRLVN comes from the coding sequence ATGGGCACGATCCGCATGACGGCCGCACAGGCCATGGTAAAATGGCTGAGCGTTCAGCTGACGCCCGAGGGCGAACGGTATATCGAGGGGATCTGGGCGATCTTCGGCCATGGCAATGTGGCGGGTCTGGGTCAGGCGCTCGAGGAGATCGGCGAGGCCTTCCCGACCTGGCGCGGCCAGAACGAGCAGACCATGGCGCATGCGGGTCTGGCCTATACCAAGGGCATGGGCCGCACCCGCGCGCATGCGGTGACCTCCTCGATCGGGCCGGGCTCGACGAACCTCGTCACCGCGGCGGCGCTGGCGCATGTGAACCGTCTGCCGATCCTTCTGATCCCGGGCGATGTCTTCGCCAATCGCCGCCCCGATCCGGTGCTCCAGCAGGTCGAGGGCTTCGAGGATGGCACGATCTCGGCCAATGACTGCCTGCGCCCTGTCTCGCGCTATTATGACCGGATCACGCGGCCCGAGCATCTCCTGACGGCGCTGCCCCGCGCATTGGCCACGATGACCGATCCTGCCTCGGCAGGCCCTGTCACGCTGGCCTTCTGTCAGGATGTGCAATCGGAAGCCTTCGATTACCCCGAAGCGTTCTTCACGCCCCGCACCTGGCATATCCGCCGCCCCGCGCCCGATGCGCGCGAGCTGGAGCAGGCCATCGCGATGATCCGTGCGGCCAAGGCCCCGGTGATCGTGGCCGGTGGCGGGGTGATCTACTCGCAGGCCGAGGCCACGCTGGCCGAATTCGCCAGCCGCCACAACATCCCCGTGGTCGAGACGCAGGCGGGCAAATCGGCGCTCTCGCAATTCCACCCGATGAACTTCGGGGCGAGCGGCGTCGACGGCTCGGCGGCGGCCAATGCCGCAAGCCAGCGCGCCGATCTGGTGATCGGTGTGGGCACGCGCCTGCAGGACTTCACCACCGGCTCGCGCACGCTCTTTGCGAACCCGCAAGCGAAACTCCTCTCGATCAACGTGGCCGCTTATGATGCCATGAAGCACGGCGCCGAGCCCCTGATGGCCGATGCGAAAGTGGCGCTCGAAGCGCTGACCGAAGGCCTCGGCGCCTACCGCGCCGAGGATGCCGATCAGGGCGCGCGCGAGGATTGGCTGAAGGCCGTGACCCATCACTGCCGCGACCGCTCGGAGGAGCGGGGCGCGGGCGAGCTGCCGCTCGATGCGGAGGTGATCGGCGCGGTGCAGCGCGCGGCCCCCGAGGCCGTTGTGATGTGTGCCGCTGGCACCATGCCGGGCGCGCTGAAGCTCCTCTGGCAGCCCACTCAAGGCGGCTATCACATGGAATACGGCTATAGCTGCATGGGCTACGAGGTCGCGGGCGGGATGGGGCTGAAGCTCGCGAACCCCGACCGCGAGGTGATCTGCTTTGTGGGCGATGGCTCCTATATGCTGGCCAATTCCGAGCTGGCCACTGCCGTCATGCGCCGCATCCCCTTCACCGTGGTGCTGACCGATAATGCGGGCTATGGCTGCATCAACCGGCTGCAGACGCTGGGCTGTGGCGGCAACCCGTTCAACAACATGTATGTGAACTGCAATATCGAGGCGCAGCCGCAGATCGATTATGTGATGCATGCGGCCTCGATGGGCGCCCATGCGGTGAAGGCGAAAGATATCAAGGATCTGGAAGCGCAGCTGGCGGCCGCCCGCACGCGCGATATCCCCACCGTCATCGTGATCGACACCACCGCGAAAGACTTCCCCGGCACCGGCATCGAGACCACAGCCGGTGAGGCCGGCCACTTCTGGGACGTCGCCGTCCCCGCCACAGGCCACGCCCCGAACCGCCCCGCAGCCTACCAGCGCTACCTCGAAAATACCGCCAAACAACGGCTCGTGAACTAA
- the iolC gene encoding 5-dehydro-2-deoxygluconokinase, translated as MKPLDVITIGRAGVDLYGSQVGGRLEDMGSFEKYIGGSPTNIACGTARLGLNSGLITRVGDEHMGRFIREELVRHGVNVEGVTTDPERLTALVILGIRDEEQFPLIFYRENCADMALCEDDISEDLIGRTRSVVATGTHLSNPKTEAATLKALALARKHGAQTALDIDYRPNLWGVAGHGDGESRFVESAEVTAKLQKSLHYFDLIVGTEEEFHIAGGTTDTIAALKAVRAVSNATLICKRGAAGAAAFEGAIPESLDEGQTGPGFPIEVFNVLGAGDGFFSGLLKGWLDGETWPKALEYANACGAFAVSRHGCTPAYPSLEELEFFLSRGVIQPDLRNDAELEQIHWATNRHRSHGGDFSEMRVFAFDHRMQLEEMEGYTLKKGGAFKELCLEAALKVQDGRPGYGILCDNRIGRHALHAASGTGLWIGRPCEWPGSRPLTLEPELGDDCGGLKEWARENVVKVLVFCHPDDDAQTWAWQLDSVKKLYAASRRNNLEFLLEIIPSKVAAVTDDTTAILIRRFYAEGIYPDWWKLEPMASQTGWAKACDAIEEHDRHTRGIVVLGLDAPEAELAASFEVAAGFPLVKGFAVGRTIFGSVARDWLAGRMDDEEAVAEMATRYTRLAGIWDKARAAATSVAAE; from the coding sequence ATGAAACCATTGGATGTAATTACGATTGGTCGCGCTGGCGTTGACCTTTACGGCTCGCAGGTTGGGGGTCGTTTGGAGGATATGGGGTCATTTGAGAAATATATTGGCGGGTCTCCGACGAATATCGCCTGCGGGACGGCGCGTCTTGGGTTGAACTCGGGTCTGATCACGCGGGTTGGCGACGAGCATATGGGTCGGTTCATCCGCGAGGAGCTGGTGCGCCACGGGGTGAATGTCGAGGGTGTGACCACCGATCCCGAGCGTCTGACGGCGCTGGTGATTCTGGGGATCCGCGACGAGGAGCAATTCCCGCTGATCTTCTACCGCGAGAACTGCGCGGATATGGCGCTGTGCGAGGATGACATCTCGGAAGATCTGATCGGGCGCACGCGCTCGGTGGTGGCGACCGGCACGCATCTGTCGAACCCCAAGACGGAAGCGGCGACGCTGAAAGCGCTGGCGCTGGCGCGCAAACATGGTGCGCAGACGGCGCTCGATATCGATTACCGCCCCAATCTCTGGGGGGTTGCGGGCCATGGCGATGGCGAGAGCCGCTTTGTGGAAAGCGCCGAGGTGACGGCCAAGCTGCAAAAGAGCCTGCATTATTTTGACCTGATCGTGGGCACCGAGGAAGAGTTCCACATTGCGGGCGGCACGACGGATACGATCGCGGCGCTCAAGGCGGTGCGGGCGGTGTCGAATGCGACGCTGATCTGCAAACGCGGGGCGGCGGGGGCTGCGGCCTTTGAAGGCGCGATCCCCGAGAGCCTTGACGAGGGCCAGACGGGCCCGGGCTTCCCGATCGAGGTGTTCAATGTGCTGGGCGCGGGCGACGGGTTCTTCTCCGGCCTCCTGAAGGGCTGGCTCGATGGCGAGACCTGGCCGAAGGCGCTCGAATATGCCAATGCCTGCGGGGCCTTTGCGGTCTCGCGCCATGGCTGCACGCCGGCCTATCCCTCGCTCGAGGAGCTGGAGTTCTTCCTGAGCCGCGGCGTGATCCAGCCCGATCTGCGCAATGATGCCGAGCTCGAGCAGATCCACTGGGCGACCAACCGCCATCGCAGCCATGGCGGCGACTTCTCCGAGATGCGGGTGTTCGCCTTCGATCACCGGATGCAGCTCGAGGAGATGGAGGGCTATACGCTGAAAAAAGGCGGGGCCTTCAAGGAGCTGTGCCTCGAGGCCGCACTCAAGGTGCAGGATGGCCGTCCGGGCTATGGGATCCTGTGCGACAACCGCATCGGGCGGCATGCGCTGCATGCGGCCTCCGGCACGGGCCTGTGGATCGGGCGTCCCTGCGAATGGCCTGGTTCCCGTCCGCTGACGCTGGAGCCGGAACTGGGCGATGATTGCGGTGGCCTGAAGGAATGGGCGCGCGAGAATGTGGTGAAGGTTCTGGTGTTCTGCCATCCCGATGACGATGCGCAGACCTGGGCCTGGCAGCTCGACAGCGTCAAGAAACTCTACGCGGCTTCGCGCCGCAACAATCTCGAGTTCCTCCTCGAGATCATCCCCTCCAAGGTGGCTGCGGTGACCGATGACACCACGGCTATCCTGATCCGGCGGTTCTATGCGGAAGGGATCTATCCCGACTGGTGGAAGCTGGAGCCGATGGCATCGCAGACCGGATGGGCCAAGGCCTGCGATGCCATCGAGGAGCATGACCGCCACACCCGCGGGATCGTGGTTCTGGGGCTGGATGCGCCGGAGGCGGAACTGGCGGCAAGCTTCGAGGTGGCCGCAGGCTTCCCGCTGGTGAAAGGCTTTGCCGTGGGCCGGACGATCTTCGGGTCGGTGGCGCGCGACTGGCTGGCGGGGCGGATGGATGACGAGGAGGCGGTTGCCGAGATGGCCACGCGCTACACCCGTCTGGCCGGGATCTGGGACAAGGCCCGCGCGGCAGCGACCTCTGTGGCTGCCGAATAA
- a CDS encoding Gfo/Idh/MocA family oxidoreductase, with product MTGTLSQKPLGVALIGTGFMGKCHAMAWNNVATVFGGARPRLELLCDADPDAAARLAPQWGFARATSDWREVMADPRVDVVSITVPNGLHYPMAMAALAAGKHIWLEKPMALTLQDARAMAEMAAAHPQQVTILGYNYLRSPAVQAIRALVDAGALGQLHTFRGVYDEDYAADPDLPWSWRHTLQGGGLGALGDLGCHLVSLMVALMGPVAGLSARTHIAIAERPSPEGMKAVENEDSAMAVLRFASGAQGSFATSRVARGRKCHLSFEIHGSLGALRFDQEHMNEFWLHRQGEAGFVRHLTGPEQPDFAAFCPAPGHNFGFNEQKVIEARDLVACIGGASACGPDFAQGLVIEEIIHAMARSNGTWRDIQEARSLS from the coding sequence ATGACGGGCACTCTTTCGCAAAAGCCACTCGGGGTAGCCCTGATCGGCACCGGCTTCATGGGCAAATGCCATGCGATGGCATGGAATAACGTCGCAACGGTTTTCGGCGGAGCGCGGCCCCGTCTGGAGCTGCTCTGCGATGCCGACCCCGATGCGGCCGCGCGTCTTGCGCCCCAATGGGGGTTTGCCCGCGCGACAAGCGACTGGCGCGAGGTGATGGCCGATCCGCGGGTCGATGTGGTCTCCATCACTGTGCCCAACGGTCTGCATTACCCTATGGCCATGGCCGCACTTGCGGCAGGCAAGCATATCTGGCTCGAAAAGCCGATGGCGCTGACGTTGCAAGATGCCCGCGCCATGGCCGAGATGGCCGCAGCCCATCCGCAGCAGGTCACCATTCTGGGCTATAACTACCTGCGCTCGCCCGCAGTCCAGGCAATCCGCGCGCTGGTCGATGCGGGGGCGCTGGGGCAGCTGCATACGTTCCGCGGTGTCTATGACGAGGATTATGCCGCCGATCCCGATTTGCCATGGTCGTGGCGCCATACCTTGCAGGGTGGGGGCTTGGGCGCTTTGGGCGATCTTGGCTGCCATCTCGTCTCGCTCATGGTGGCTCTGATGGGGCCAGTCGCGGGGCTATCTGCCCGGACCCATATCGCCATTGCCGAACGTCCTTCGCCCGAGGGGATGAAAGCGGTCGAAAACGAGGATAGCGCGATGGCGGTTCTGCGTTTCGCCTCGGGTGCACAGGGGAGCTTTGCCACCTCGCGGGTCGCGCGCGGGCGCAAATGCCATCTGTCGTTCGAGATTCATGGCAGCCTCGGGGCCTTGCGCTTCGATCAGGAGCATATGAATGAATTTTGGCTGCACAGGCAGGGCGAGGCAGGGTTTGTCCGCCACCTCACCGGCCCCGAACAGCCCGATTTCGCGGCATTCTGTCCCGCGCCAGGCCATAATTTCGGCTTCAACGAGCAGAAGGTTATCGAGGCGCGCGATCTGGTGGCGTGCATCGGGGGGGCGTCCGCATGCGGCCCCGATTTCGCGCAGGGTCTTGTGATCGAGGAAATCATTCACGCTATGGCCCGCTCGAACGGCACATGGCGCGACATTCAGGAGGCCCGCAGCCTTTCATAA
- a CDS encoding ATP-binding cassette domain-containing protein: MTLQDSKFHHGSVAGAQAPIIEMKEITKHFGNVIALNGVTFNVKPGECHCLLGDNGAGKSTFIKTMSGVHKPTSGTITFEDRPLSFSSPRDAMEAGIATVFQDLAMIPLMSVTRNFFMGREPTKGRGLTKRLDIERANEITMEEMRKMGINLRAPDQAVGTLSGGERQTVAIARAVFFGAKVLILDEPTSALGVRQTSNVLATIDRVRDQGVGVVFISHNVRHAMAVGDRFTVLNRGQTLGTAARGEITSSELQDLMAGGQELADLEGSLGGTI; the protein is encoded by the coding sequence ATGACCCTTCAGGATAGCAAATTCCATCACGGCTCGGTCGCCGGTGCGCAGGCCCCGATCATCGAGATGAAAGAGATCACCAAGCATTTCGGTAATGTCATCGCGCTCAACGGGGTGACTTTCAATGTGAAACCCGGTGAATGCCATTGCCTGCTTGGCGATAACGGCGCGGGTAAATCGACCTTCATCAAGACCATGTCGGGCGTGCACAAGCCCACCTCCGGCACGATCACCTTCGAGGACAGGCCGCTGTCCTTCTCCAGCCCGCGCGATGCGATGGAGGCAGGGATTGCCACCGTGTTCCAGGATCTGGCGATGATCCCGCTGATGTCGGTCACCCGCAACTTCTTCATGGGGCGCGAGCCCACCAAGGGCAGGGGCCTGACCAAGCGTCTCGATATCGAGCGTGCCAACGAGATCACCATGGAAGAGATGCGCAAGATGGGGATCAACCTGCGCGCGCCCGATCAGGCGGTGGGCACGCTTTCGGGCGGCGAACGCCAGACGGTGGCCATTGCCCGCGCGGTGTTCTTCGGCGCGAAGGTGCTGATCCTTGACGAGCCCACCTCGGCGCTGGGTGTGCGCCAGACCTCCAACGTGCTCGCGACCATCGACCGCGTCCGCGATCAGGGGGTGGGGGTCGTCTTCATCTCGCATAACGTGCGCCATGCGATGGCAGTGGGCGACCGCTTCACCGTGCTCAACCGTGGCCAGACCCTTGGAACGGCAGCGCGGGGCGAGATCACCTCGTCCGAACTGCAGGACCTCATGGCTGGCGGTCAGGAACTGGCCGACCTCGAAGGGTCGCTCGGCGGCACGATCTGA
- a CDS encoding ABC transporter permease — protein sequence MPTDATIEADERIKSESFAAKLMKRPELGAIGGLILVTLFFLFTADSTMFTLSGIMNFLTPSAQLGILGIAAAMLMIGGEFDLSIGSMVAFAGMVFGVFTVNLGLPLIFSIPLTMVFAAAIGAANGAIVIRTGLPSFIVTLAGLFILRGLSLVGLKLFTGGSTQLRGVREAVEGDFLTPFFSGDAFTGLFAWMAKAGIIDSFKSGAPKVPGVPVEVLWFIGFALVATYILLRTPVGNWIFATGGDSNAAQNSGVPVKRVKISLFMLTAIAASLVAIITVIDAGSTDARRGFQKEFEAIIAAVIGGCLLTGGYGSAIGAFFGAIIFGMVTIGLTYTNFDQDWFQVFLGGMLLIAVVFNNVVRKRVTGER from the coding sequence ATGCCAACGGACGCCACCATCGAGGCGGACGAACGGATCAAATCCGAGTCGTTTGCCGCTAAACTTATGAAACGACCGGAGCTGGGTGCCATCGGGGGTCTGATCCTCGTCACTCTGTTCTTCTTGTTCACCGCCGACAGCACGATGTTCACCCTGTCCGGCATCATGAATTTTCTGACGCCTTCGGCGCAGCTGGGTATTCTGGGCATTGCCGCCGCCATGCTGATGATCGGTGGCGAGTTCGACCTGTCCATCGGCTCCATGGTAGCCTTCGCAGGCATGGTCTTCGGTGTGTTCACCGTCAATCTCGGCCTGCCGCTGATCTTTTCGATCCCGTTGACCATGGTCTTTGCCGCGGCGATCGGGGCGGCCAATGGTGCCATCGTCATCCGCACGGGGTTGCCCTCCTTCATCGTTACGCTGGCGGGTCTGTTCATCCTGCGCGGCCTGTCTCTGGTCGGGCTGAAGCTCTTCACCGGCGGTTCGACCCAGCTGCGCGGTGTGCGTGAGGCCGTCGAAGGGGATTTCCTGACGCCGTTCTTCTCTGGAGATGCGTTTACCGGCCTGTTCGCATGGATGGCCAAAGCGGGCATCATCGACAGTTTCAAATCGGGAGCGCCGAAAGTGCCGGGGGTGCCGGTCGAAGTGCTGTGGTTCATAGGTTTCGCACTGGTCGCCACCTATATCCTGCTACGCACGCCGGTGGGGAACTGGATCTTCGCCACCGGAGGCGATAGCAATGCCGCGCAGAATTCGGGTGTGCCGGTGAAGCGCGTCAAAATCTCGCTCTTCATGCTGACGGCAATCGCGGCAAGCCTTGTAGCCATCATCACCGTGATCGATGCCGGCTCCACCGATGCGCGTCGTGGCTTCCAGAAGGAATTCGAGGCGATCATCGCGGCCGTGATCGGCGGGTGCCTTCTGACTGGCGGTTACGGCTCGGCCATCGGGGCCTTCTTCGGGGCGATCATCTTCGGCATGGTCACCATCGGTCTGACCTATACCAATTTCGATCAGGACTGGTTCCAGGTCTTCCTGGGCGGCATGCTGCTGATTGCCGTGGTCTTCAACAATGTGGTGCGCAAACGCGTGACGGGGGAGCGTTGA
- a CDS encoding sugar ABC transporter substrate-binding protein, translating into MKTLFATAAVTAMMAGSAMAQEIIVVTHGQASDPFWSVVKNGAAEAAKDTGATVDVRSPETFDMVQMSQLIDAAVNQEPDGLVVSIPDADALGPSIQRAVDAGIPVISMNSGGDVSKELGAMLHVGQSEYDAGKAAGVKLAEMGGTKGICVNQEVGNVSLDQRCAGFEEGFGNPVEVIPTMTDPAEVESKVRAALESDPDVNTVLGLSAPIVGEPSVKAVKAIGRDDVLVATFDMSSSFLQSVVDGDAAFAIDQQQFLQGYLPVAFLALNAKYGLMPAGDVPSGPNLITQDKAEQVIDLAAKGIR; encoded by the coding sequence ATGAAAACCCTTTTTGCCACGGCAGCTGTGACCGCGATGATGGCTGGATCGGCGATGGCGCAAGAGATCATCGTCGTGACCCATGGTCAGGCCAGTGACCCGTTCTGGTCGGTCGTGAAAAACGGTGCCGCCGAGGCGGCAAAGGATACCGGCGCGACCGTCGATGTCCGCTCGCCCGAGACTTTCGATATGGTCCAGATGAGCCAGTTGATCGATGCTGCCGTGAACCAGGAGCCCGACGGGCTCGTTGTGAGCATTCCCGATGCCGACGCGCTCGGGCCGTCGATCCAGCGCGCGGTGGATGCCGGTATTCCGGTGATCTCGATGAACTCGGGTGGCGATGTGTCCAAGGAACTGGGCGCGATGCTGCATGTGGGCCAATCCGAATATGATGCGGGCAAGGCCGCAGGGGTCAAGCTCGCGGAAATGGGCGGCACCAAGGGCATCTGTGTGAATCAGGAAGTGGGCAATGTCTCGCTCGATCAGCGCTGTGCGGGTTTCGAGGAGGGGTTCGGTAATCCGGTCGAGGTCATCCCGACCATGACCGATCCGGCAGAGGTGGAATCCAAGGTCCGCGCCGCGCTTGAATCCGATCCCGATGTGAACACGGTTCTGGGTCTGTCGGCCCCCATCGTGGGCGAACCCTCGGTCAAGGCCGTGAAGGCGATCGGGCGCGATGACGTGCTGGTGGCGACCTTCGATATGTCGTCCTCCTTCCTGCAATCGGTTGTTGATGGCGATGCGGCCTTCGCGATCGACCAGCAGCAGTTCCTGCAAGGCTATCTGCCGGTGGCCTTCCTGGCGCTCAATGCCAAATACGGGCTGATGCCTGCAGGCGATGTGCCCTCGGGTCCGAACCTGATCACGCAGGACAAGGCCGAGCAGGTCATCGACCTCGCGGCCAAAGGTATTCGCTAA
- the iolG gene encoding inositol 2-dehydrogenase: MLKVGLLGAGRIGQVHAVNIAGNPRSTLVAVSDVYRPGAEALAEKFGAEARTTEEILADPAIDAVLVATSTDTHSDLIEQATAAGKAVLCEKPVDLSLSRAKACLAQASMTGRPVMMGFNRRFDPNFATLKASVQRGEIGKPELLSITSFDPAPPPVSYIKVSGGLFRDMMIHDFDMANFLMGEAPVTVRAVGSSIVDPEIGAAGDVDTAVVTLTYADGRIAVIKNSRRAVYGYDQRVELLGSEGLLQAQNMLENTVVRSTTQGVMSAKPTYFFLERYMPAYAAEWEAFVAALVDGAALPTSLEDGIAALAMAEAATESAKTGQAVSLDLHEELYQRAV, from the coding sequence ATGCTGAAAGTTGGGCTTTTGGGCGCCGGCCGGATCGGTCAGGTGCATGCTGTGAACATTGCCGGAAACCCGCGCTCGACGCTGGTGGCGGTCTCGGATGTCTACCGTCCGGGGGCCGAGGCGCTGGCCGAGAAATTCGGGGCCGAGGCGCGCACCACCGAGGAGATCCTCGCTGATCCGGCGATCGATGCGGTGCTGGTGGCGACCTCGACCGATACCCATTCGGATCTGATCGAGCAGGCCACGGCGGCAGGCAAGGCGGTGCTCTGCGAGAAGCCGGTCGATCTGTCACTGTCGCGGGCCAAAGCCTGTCTGGCGCAGGCATCGATGACGGGCCGTCCGGTGATGATGGGCTTCAACCGTCGCTTCGATCCGAATTTCGCGACGCTGAAGGCTTCGGTGCAGCGCGGCGAGATCGGCAAGCCCGAGCTGTTGTCGATTACCTCCTTCGATCCCGCACCGCCTCCGGTGTCCTATATCAAGGTCTCGGGCGGGCTGTTCCGCGATATGATGATCCATGATTTCGATATGGCCAACTTCCTGATGGGCGAGGCGCCGGTGACGGTGCGCGCGGTCGGCAGCTCGATCGTCGATCCCGAGATCGGCGCGGCAGGCGATGTCGATACGGCCGTGGTCACGCTGACCTATGCCGACGGGCGGATCGCCGTCATCAAGAACTCGCGCCGTGCCGTCTATGGCTATGACCAGCGGGTCGAACTGCTGGGCTCCGAAGGGCTGTTGCAGGCGCAGAACATGCTGGAGAACACCGTGGTGCGGTCGACGACTCAGGGTGTGATGAGTGCCAAGCCCACCTATTTCTTCCTCGAGCGGTATATGCCCGCCTATGCGGCGGAATGGGAGGCCTTCGTGGCAGCCCTTGTGGATGGCGCGGCTCTGCCGACCTCGCTCGAGGACGGGATCGCGGCATTGGCAATGGCTGAAGCCGCCACGGAATCGGCCAAAACCGGACAGGCCGTCTCGCTCGATCTGCATGAGGAGCTTTACCAGCGCGCGGTCTGA
- a CDS encoding LacI family DNA-binding transcriptional regulator: MSNDVPTTPEASTAYGSYVTADDVARAAGVSRWTVNRAFRKDASISAKAREKVMQAAADLGYIPDLRAAGLASARSVSARSNLVALLIDDFANPHKLVMLEHLTRALRQGGWDILLVNTLDTDDTAPALRHASQRRVDATILIGIQFRDEILDQVHQGGRQPKLIVFARTSQVDGVISIAVDDQAATRCIAEYVTQRGFRRPFYLAGPRTFSAHLLRKETFMEYWVQRHEHTPETAWIGAYDSQKAESLIRESLRGRAAEALPDVIVCENDALALGAIDAIRHDLKLRVPEDIAVIGFDDVPQAAGANYRLTTYRQPLAEMAAYLVEVLEAQEPMQSRMFLGELVARETA, from the coding sequence ATGAGTAACGACGTCCCGACGACCCCAGAGGCTAGCACCGCTTACGGCAGCTATGTGACCGCCGATGACGTGGCCCGTGCAGCGGGTGTCTCGCGCTGGACGGTCAATCGTGCCTTCCGCAAAGATGCCTCGATTTCCGCCAAGGCCCGCGAGAAGGTGATGCAGGCCGCAGCCGATCTGGGCTATATCCCCGATCTGCGTGCAGCAGGTCTGGCCTCGGCGCGCTCCGTCTCGGCGCGCTCCAATCTGGTTGCGCTTCTGATCGACGATTTTGCCAATCCCCACAAACTGGTAATGCTGGAGCATCTGACCCGCGCGCTGCGTCAGGGCGGATGGGATATCTTGCTGGTGAACACGCTCGATACCGATGATACTGCGCCGGCCTTGCGCCATGCCAGCCAGCGCCGAGTCGATGCGACGATCCTGATCGGCATCCAGTTCCGTGACGAAATCCTTGATCAGGTCCATCAGGGTGGGCGCCAGCCCAAACTGATCGTCTTCGCACGGACCTCGCAGGTGGACGGCGTGATCTCGATCGCGGTGGATGATCAGGCCGCGACCCGCTGCATCGCCGAATATGTCACCCAGAGAGGCTTCCGGAGGCCCTTCTATCTGGCAGGGCCGCGGACCTTCTCGGCGCATCTTCTGCGCAAGGAAACCTTCATGGAGTATTGGGTGCAGAGGCATGAACACACGCCGGAAACCGCCTGGATCGGTGCCTATGATTCGCAAAAAGCCGAATCGCTGATCCGCGAGAGCCTGCGCGGACGGGCGGCGGAGGCCTTGCCCGATGTCATCGTCTGCGAGAATGACGCGCTTGCTTTGGGGGCGATTGATGCCATCCGGCACGACCTGAAACTGCGCGTGCCCGAGGATATCGCGGTGATCGGCTTCGACGATGTGCCGCAGGCGGCAGGCGCCAATTACCGGCTGACCACCTATCGCCAGCCACTGGCCGAGATGGCCGCCTATCTCGTCGAGGTGCTCGAGGCGCAGGAACCGATGCAAAGCCGGATGTTTCTGGGCGAGCTGGTCGCCCGCGAGACCGCATAA